The following are encoded in a window of Oncorhynchus mykiss isolate Arlee chromosome Y, USDA_OmykA_1.1, whole genome shotgun sequence genomic DNA:
- the LOC118945265 gene encoding protein INCA1-like: MWHLADRVVNNAGHFTPVEQPEAEDGDQFLSFAKRSKVVQRQCSEMETEPSPPPQSSSLSQSRDNFWHRILCQPSEVSPEPTPSYGPVQMQMFSNKPEGLVGVDMAGSPPAGQRVKKGGRLGLGKLPSPVELMGRKKKGRTGGAAQSSQVVQPRVAAVLQHIGDLRRRQSSIDQLKRGSWWGSKPRCKAEKGCSQRQADDSSMTISTTVEKQDEATDYLSPTLTRPYTQKEAWTQLSLTDIIFKSNWN, encoded by the exons ATGTGGCACCTAGCAGACAGAGTTGTTAATAATGCTGGGCATTTTACTCCGGTAGAACAACCAGAGGCAGAAGATGGTGATCAGTTCCTCTCGTTTGCCAA GAGGTCCAAGGTTGTGCAGCGTCAGTGTTCAGAGATGGAGACTGAGCCTAGCCCTCCCCCACAGTCTAGCTCCTTGTCTCAGAGTAGAGACAATTTCTGGCACAGGATTCTATGTCAGCCAAG TGAAGTGTCTCCTGAGCCCACCCCATCCTACGGCCCAGTTCAGATGCAGATGTTCTCAAATAAACCTGAAGGACTA GTTGGTGTGGACATGGCAGGATCACCTCCAGCAGGACAGAGAGTTAAAAAAGGGGGAAGGCTGGGTCTAGGAAAGCTACCTTCTCCAGTGGAACTGATGGGCCGGAAGAAGAAGGGGAGGACAGGGGGTGCAGCACAGAGCAGCCAGGTGGTGCAACCCAGGGTGGCAGCAGTGCTGCAGCACATTGGGGACCTCCGCAGGAGACAGAGCTCTATTGACCA GTTGAAGCGGGGGAGTTGGTGGGGCTCCAAACCCAGGTGTAAGGCAGAAAAGGGCTGTTCCCAGAGGCAAGCAGATGACAGCAGCATGACTATCAGCACCACAGTGGAGAAGCAGGATGAAGCTACGGACTACCTCAGTCCAACCCTCACTCGTCCTTACACCCAGAAGGAGGCATGGACTCAACTCTCACTGACTGATATTATATTTAAGAGTAACTGGAATTGA
- the LOC110510028 gene encoding proteasome subunit beta type-6: MAAVYMSANRPENAFSTVDLVPEWAQEEVSTGTTIMAVEFDGGVVIGADSRTTTGAYIANRVTDKLTPIHDRIFCCRSGSAADTQAVADIVTYQLGFHSIELDEPPLVQTAANLFKQTCYRYREELMAGIIVAGWDKRRGGQVYTVPMGGMIVRQPVSVGGSGSSYIYGFMDSNYKPGMTKEECLHFCTQALALAMERDGSSGGVARLAAITEEGLERRVVLGNQLPKFSNA; the protein is encoded by the exons ATGGCTGCTGTGTACATGTCAGCGAACCGGCCCGAAAATGCTTTTAGTACAGTTGATTTGGTGCCAGAGTGGGCACAAGAAGAAGTTAGCACTGGG ACTACCATTATGGCAGTGGAGTTTGATGGAGGGGTTGTGATTGGCGCGGACTCCAGAACAACAACAGG TGCTTACATTGCCAATCGAGTTACTGACAAGTTGACTCCCATTCACGACCGCATCTTCTGCTGCCGCTCTGGTTCTGCAGCTGACACACAGGCTGTTGCTGATATAGTCACCTATCAGCTGGGCTTTCACAG TATTGAGCTGGATGAGCCTCCACTTGTGCAAACGGCAGCCAATCTCTTCAAACAGACGTgctacagatacagagaggagctGATGGCTGGCATCATTGTGGCTGGCTGGGACAAAAGAAGGGGTGGACAG GTGTACACAGTCCCAATGGGAGGTATGATAGTGAGGCAGCCAGTGTCAGTAGGTGGTTCTGGCAGCTCCTACATATATGGCTTCATGGATTCTAACTACAAGCCTGGGATGACCAAGGAGGAGTGTCTTCACTTCTGTACCCAGG ccTTGGCACTGGCCATGGAGCGGGACGGTTCTAGTGGAGGAGTGGCTCGTCTGGCAGCCATCACAGAGGAGGGCCTGGAGAGGCGGGTTGTTCTGGGAAACCAGCTGCCCAAATTCTCCAACGCCTAG
- the LOC110510029 gene encoding voltage-gated potassium channel subunit beta-3-like isoform X1: MQVSFACTEHNLKSRSEDRLCGLRTAPPPGGSSGGGGGGSSQGGNGNYNTQGSAKSREQSGSRPVPQGHAHMKEAIGRHSSMKYRNLGKSGLRVSCLGLGTWVTFGSQISDEMAENLMTIAYEAGVNLFDTAEVYASGRAEITLGNIVKKKRWRRSSYVVTTKIYWGGQAETERGLSRKHIIEGLRGSLSRLQLDYVDIVFANRNDVNSPMEEIVRAMTFVINQGMAMYWGTSRWSAMEIMEAYSVARQFNLIPPVCEQAEYHYFQRDKVEVQLPELYHKIGQSSTLTQPSEQHRMSSQQDLSLSLSCLGVGAMTWSPLACGLITGKYSEGVPDISRANMKGYQWLKERVNSEEGRNQLAKIKELHLMADRLGCTAAQLAIAWCLRSEGVSSVLMGVSNTDQLVENLGALRLISQMTPQTVAEIDSLLGNKPHSKKESRA, encoded by the exons ATGCAGGTCTCTTTTGCCTGCACGGAGCACAATCTGAAGAGCCGCAGTGAGGACCGGCTTTGTGGTCTTCGCACTGCGCCCCCCCCTGGGGGAAGCAGtgggggaggtggtggagggagcAGCCAAGGGGGTAATGGCAACTACAACACCCAGGGCTCAGCCAAGTCCAGGGAGCAGTCAGGGTCCCGCCCGGTCCCCCAGGGCCATGCCCACATGAAGGAGGCAATAGGGCGCCACAGCAGTATGAAATACAG GAACCTGGGGAAGTCTGGTCTGCGTGTGTCCTGCTTAGGGCTGG GCACCTGGGTGACATTTGGATCACAGATATCTGACGAG ATGGCTGAGAACTTGATGACCATTGCCTATGAGGCCGGGGTGAACCTCTTTGACACAGCAGAGGTGTATGCCTCCGGCAG GGCTGAAATCACCCTAGGGAACATCGTCAAGAAGAAAAGATGGAG GCGTTCTAGTTATGTTGTGACAACCAAGATCTATTGGGGAGGGCA ggcagagacagaaaggggaCTCTCCAGAAAGCACATCATTGAAG GTTTGAGAGGATCCCTGTCCAGACTCCAGTTAGATTATGTGGACATTGTCTTTGCCAACCGGAATGATGTCAACAGCCCTATGGAAG AGATTGTCCGGGCCATGACCTTTGTAATAAATCAGGGCATGGCAATGTACTGGGGCACCTCTCGCTGGAGTGCCATGGAGATCATG GAGGCGTACTCAGTGGCGCGTCAGTTCAACCTGATCCCACCTGTATGTGAGCAGGCTGAGTATCACTACTTCCAGAGGGACAAGGTGGAGGTGCAGCTCCCTGAACTCTACCACAAGATTGGTCAGTCATCCACACTCACACAGCCCAGCGAACAGCACCGGATGTCCTCTCaacaggatctctctctctccctctcttgtctaGGTGTAGGGGCAATGACCTGGTCCCCCCTTGCATGTGGACTGATCACAGGGAAGTACAGTGAGGGTGTACCTGACATCTCCAGGGCTAATATGAAA GGTTACCAGTGGCTGAAGGAGCGTGTCAACAGTGAGGAGGGACGCAACCAGCTGGCCAAGATTAAAGAGCTCCACCTAATGGCCGACAGACTGGGCTGCACCGCCGCACAGCTAGCCATCg CCTGGTGTCTGCGCAGTGAGGGAGTGAGCTCAGTGCTGATGGGTGTCTCCAACACTGACCAGCTGGTGGAAAACCTGGGTGCCCTTAGG CTTATTTCACAGATGACTCCTCAGACCGTGGCTGAGATTGACTCACTTTTGGGAAACAAGCCCCACTCTAAGAAAGAGTCGCGAGCATGA
- the LOC110510029 gene encoding voltage-gated potassium channel subunit beta-3-like isoform X2 has translation MQVSFACTEHNLKSRSEDRLCGLRTAPPPGGSSGGGGGGSSQGGNGNYNTQGSAKSREQSGSRPVPQGHAHMKEAIGRHSSMKYRNLGKSGLRVSCLGLGTWVTFGSQISDEMAENLMTIAYEAGVNLFDTAEVYASGRAEITLGNIVKKKRWRRSSYVVTTKIYWGGQAETERGLSRKHIIEGLRGSLSRLQLDYVDIVFANRNDVNSPMEEIVRAMTFVINQGMAMYWGTSRWSAMEIMEAYSVARQFNLIPPVCEQAEYHYFQRDKVEVQLPELYHKIGVGAMTWSPLACGLITGKYSEGVPDISRANMKGYQWLKERVNSEEGRNQLAKIKELHLMADRLGCTAAQLAIAWCLRSEGVSSVLMGVSNTDQLVENLGALRLISQMTPQTVAEIDSLLGNKPHSKKESRA, from the exons ATGCAGGTCTCTTTTGCCTGCACGGAGCACAATCTGAAGAGCCGCAGTGAGGACCGGCTTTGTGGTCTTCGCACTGCGCCCCCCCCTGGGGGAAGCAGtgggggaggtggtggagggagcAGCCAAGGGGGTAATGGCAACTACAACACCCAGGGCTCAGCCAAGTCCAGGGAGCAGTCAGGGTCCCGCCCGGTCCCCCAGGGCCATGCCCACATGAAGGAGGCAATAGGGCGCCACAGCAGTATGAAATACAG GAACCTGGGGAAGTCTGGTCTGCGTGTGTCCTGCTTAGGGCTGG GCACCTGGGTGACATTTGGATCACAGATATCTGACGAG ATGGCTGAGAACTTGATGACCATTGCCTATGAGGCCGGGGTGAACCTCTTTGACACAGCAGAGGTGTATGCCTCCGGCAG GGCTGAAATCACCCTAGGGAACATCGTCAAGAAGAAAAGATGGAG GCGTTCTAGTTATGTTGTGACAACCAAGATCTATTGGGGAGGGCA ggcagagacagaaaggggaCTCTCCAGAAAGCACATCATTGAAG GTTTGAGAGGATCCCTGTCCAGACTCCAGTTAGATTATGTGGACATTGTCTTTGCCAACCGGAATGATGTCAACAGCCCTATGGAAG AGATTGTCCGGGCCATGACCTTTGTAATAAATCAGGGCATGGCAATGTACTGGGGCACCTCTCGCTGGAGTGCCATGGAGATCATG GAGGCGTACTCAGTGGCGCGTCAGTTCAACCTGATCCCACCTGTATGTGAGCAGGCTGAGTATCACTACTTCCAGAGGGACAAGGTGGAGGTGCAGCTCCCTGAACTCTACCACAAGATTG GTGTAGGGGCAATGACCTGGTCCCCCCTTGCATGTGGACTGATCACAGGGAAGTACAGTGAGGGTGTACCTGACATCTCCAGGGCTAATATGAAA GGTTACCAGTGGCTGAAGGAGCGTGTCAACAGTGAGGAGGGACGCAACCAGCTGGCCAAGATTAAAGAGCTCCACCTAATGGCCGACAGACTGGGCTGCACCGCCGCACAGCTAGCCATCg CCTGGTGTCTGCGCAGTGAGGGAGTGAGCTCAGTGCTGATGGGTGTCTCCAACACTGACCAGCTGGTGGAAAACCTGGGTGCCCTTAGG CTTATTTCACAGATGACTCCTCAGACCGTGGCTGAGATTGACTCACTTTTGGGAAACAAGCCCCACTCTAAGAAAGAGTCGCGAGCATGA